ACCTCGCAACCCAGCCCGGCAGAGTTTGCGGCGACTTACCGCGAGGCGCTGCAGCACGCCGAGAAGGTGCTGAGCATTCACATCAGCGGTCAGCTGTCCGGCACGGTGGGCAGCGCCCGGCTGGCCGCGCAGGAGTTCGGTGAGCGGGTCACGGTGGTGGACAGCCGCACGGTAAGCCTGGGCCTGGGCATGCAGGCGGTGCGGGCCGCGCAACTGGCCGGGGCGGGGCAGAACGTGAGGGACATCGTGGCTGCCCTGGGGCAACTGGCGCAGCAGTCGGATTTCCGGTTCACGGTCGGCACGCTGGATTTCCTGAAGGCCAACGGACGGATCGGCGGGGCCACGGCGCTGCTGGGGGGCCTGCTGAACATCAAGCCCATTCTGGTGGTGAAAAATGGCCGGGTGGAGGCCGGCGGGCGCGCCCGCGGATCCAAAAAGGCGGTGCAGGACATCGTAGATCACACGCGCAAGTACGCCGAGCAACACGGTGGGGCGCGGGTGGCGTTCCTGAGTACGGTGGAAGGCGAGGGGCTGCTTGAGGACATCCGTAGCGGCTTGCAGGGCGTGAATTTCAAGGATTTCGGCAGTTTCCAGATCGGGGCGGTGGTGGCCACCCACGCCGGGCCGGGCGCGGCGGGTGTGGCGCTGCAACCCCAGAGCGTGTAAGTGCCGGGGCATGCACCACGGCGGCTGTGTCCCGCCGTTCTGGTCATGCTGGCCCTGGTGGCCTGCCAGGGCAAGCCAGGCGCGGCCAGTTCCGGGCCAGAGGTGACTTTGAAACGGGCCTCGGTGGCCCAGAATCCGGTGACACAGGCCCAGGCGTCAGAAGATAGAACCACGCTAAGGCCTGGGGGCTGCCTGCCGGACGCGCCCCGCGTGCCGAAAGCGCCGGCGCCGCCCTTTGCGCTGAGTGGCCGCCTGGGGCTCTGGGTGGCGCAGGTCGACCCGGTGACCCTGAACGTCATCAGGGCGGTGGGCACCAATCCGGACAGCGAATTTCCGCTGGCCAGCACCTACAAGCAGGCGGTGTTGTGGGCGCTGCTGAAAAAGTTCGATCAGGGGGAGGTCTCGCCCACCGAGCGTTTTGACGTGACCCGCAGCAACCAGAGCCTGGGCGCCTACCCGTTTGACGGCACGACCATCCGTGACCTGTCCACGCGCATGATTCAGTGGAGTGACAACACCGCCACCGACATCATTCACCGCCGGGTGGGGCTGCAAAGCGTGCAGGACATCGCCGACCATCTGGGCCTGTGCAGGTCGCGCCTGATCATGCCGACCCGTAACTGGTGGGTCATGGAAGCGGGCCTGTCGGACACCTTCAACGGCACTGGCCGGTGGGTCACGGCCACCGGCGAGGAACGCGCCCGGCTGGCCACCCTCATCGACGAGGATGCCCGCCAGTACCGTTCCGACTTTATTCAGCGCAAACTGGACGGCTACTTCGACCACCGCTATCAGCCCGCAGACGACCTGAAGACCCACAACCTGAGT
This is a stretch of genomic DNA from Deinococcus fonticola. It encodes these proteins:
- a CDS encoding DegV family protein, with translation MTIAIVTDSTSDLSPEVAARHGITVVPLYVLFDGKMHRDGLDINSAELIQGIRGGKKLPSTSQPSPAEFAATYREALQHAEKVLSIHISGQLSGTVGSARLAAQEFGERVTVVDSRTVSLGLGMQAVRAAQLAGAGQNVRDIVAALGQLAQQSDFRFTVGTLDFLKANGRIGGATALLGGLLNIKPILVVKNGRVEAGGRARGSKKAVQDIVDHTRKYAEQHGGARVAFLSTVEGEGLLEDIRSGLQGVNFKDFGSFQIGAVVATHAGPGAAGVALQPQSV
- a CDS encoding serine hydrolase, translating into MPKAPAPPFALSGRLGLWVAQVDPVTLNVIRAVGTNPDSEFPLASTYKQAVLWALLKKFDQGEVSPTERFDVTRSNQSLGAYPFDGTTIRDLSTRMIQWSDNTATDIIHRRVGLQSVQDIADHLGLCRSRLIMPTRNWWVMEAGLSDTFNGTGRWVTATGEERARLATLIDEDARQYRSDFIQRKLDGYFDHRYQPADDLKTHNLSTPYEFSTLLAHEYLNPGLSARAVKWQRDVAQKGFGRYALKAQAAGNVAWFGGKGGNGWRILTYSGYFQTKDGRHVVYTFMQHGANETYTMPNTRRAFAWINAGIDAVIGVQTPRPKVTVPKEPVRPGSDAARAKAAAVKGAAKPLPSSPQP